The Flammeovirgaceae bacterium genome contains a region encoding:
- a CDS encoding efflux RND transporter periplasmic adaptor subunit — translation MKSRIYIVLITLFAVACSKPKVSDLEAKKTELEAARRQVANLNETIVKLEKEISALDPEFARQNSKAIMVSTFVAEKRPFEHKAEMRGTVESRKNVLIAAQTGGEIKRVHVREGQHVTRGQTLISLDAEIVLNTIAELKTALELATSVYERQAKLWEQKVGTEIQYLQAKNNKESLERRLATANAQLDQAIVKAPFAGTVDQLPAKQGEIASPGMPLVRLVSLDDNYIKADVSERYIGKFKAGDPVEVYFPANNQRLKSTISSVSQVINPENRTFVVEVHLPKVNFVVKPNQVVVLQLRDYVSEATLAVPTRIIQKDDEGQFIFVVDSRGDKMLARKVHVTTGITSKTETEILEGLEGNEMIVNEGYRDLTEGVEVVLAGTTKNLNGVAKN, via the coding sequence ATGAAAAGCAGAATATACATTGTCCTGATTACTCTCTTTGCTGTCGCCTGCAGCAAACCTAAGGTTTCTGATTTGGAAGCAAAGAAGACAGAACTGGAGGCCGCCAGACGACAAGTGGCCAACCTGAATGAAACGATTGTTAAACTTGAGAAGGAGATTAGCGCCTTAGACCCGGAGTTTGCCCGGCAGAACAGCAAAGCAATAATGGTATCGACCTTCGTGGCTGAAAAACGCCCGTTTGAACACAAAGCCGAAATGCGCGGAACTGTTGAGTCGAGAAAAAATGTACTCATTGCTGCCCAAACTGGCGGTGAAATAAAGCGCGTGCATGTTCGCGAAGGGCAACATGTTACCAGGGGGCAGACTCTCATTTCGCTTGATGCCGAAATCGTACTGAATACCATTGCTGAATTAAAAACGGCACTTGAACTGGCCACTTCCGTTTACGAGCGGCAGGCAAAGCTTTGGGAACAGAAAGTAGGCACTGAAATTCAATACCTGCAGGCCAAGAATAACAAAGAATCGCTGGAGCGTAGATTAGCTACCGCAAACGCACAACTCGACCAAGCCATTGTAAAAGCTCCGTTTGCCGGAACGGTTGACCAACTGCCTGCAAAACAAGGTGAAATTGCTTCGCCTGGCATGCCGTTGGTTCGATTGGTTAGCCTTGATGATAATTACATTAAAGCCGATGTTTCCGAACGCTACATTGGTAAATTCAAAGCCGGTGATCCGGTAGAGGTTTACTTCCCCGCCAATAACCAGCGATTGAAATCCACCATCTCATCGGTCAGCCAGGTTATCAACCCGGAAAACAGAACCTTTGTGGTAGAAGTGCACCTGCCTAAAGTAAATTTTGTGGTAAAGCCAAACCAGGTGGTGGTTCTGCAACTTCGCGATTATGTAAGCGAAGCAACGCTGGCTGTGCCTACTCGCATTATTCAAAAGGATGACGAAGGCCAGTTTATTTTCGTTGTCGACAGCCGTGGCGATAAAATGCTTGCCCGTAAAGTACACGTAACAACAGGAATTACATCTAAAACCGAAACCGAAATACTGGAGGGCCTGGAAGGCAACGAGATGATTGTAAATGAAGGTTACCGCGATTTAACCGAAGGCGTTGAAGTAGTGTTGGCCGGTACCACCAAAAATCTTAACGGAGTTGCCAAAAACTGA
- the purL gene encoding phosphoribosylformylglycinamidine synthase produces MVSFFRSAPNTIYAVGLTSPLQDTDIQKLTWLFGDALPLTESVLQGYFIGPRKEMVTPWSTNAVEITQTMGIAGITRIEEFTEVKSSQAQHDRMLQVLYKGLDQEIFTIQHVPEPVQDVDDIAAYNLKEGLALSPEEVAYLENVSKELGRKLTDSEVFGFSQVNSEHCRHKIFNGTFILDGKEQPATLFQLIKETSKQNPNYLVSAYKDNVAFIKGPRIEQFAPERQDAAGFFEIKDVDSVISLKAETHNFPTTVEPFNGAATGSGGEIRDRLAGGKGALPLAGTAVYMTSYPRLNHGRPWEKKFPERNWLYQTPEEILIKASDGASDFGNKFGQPLINGSVLTFEHFENARQFGFDKVIMLAGGIGFGKLKDSKKDSLKPGDKIVMLGGDNYRIGMGGGAVSSVATGEYANAIELNAIQRSNPEMQKRVMNAIRALAEMDNNPIISIHDHGAGGHFNCLSELLEETGGTIFIDKLPVGDPTLSDKEIISNESQERMGLAIQEQHLEPLRQIAERERAPMYVIGHATGDNHLHFIRQGADKKTIDFAVRHLLGSSPKTVLTDTRQPALFAEITYYVANITEYLHQVLQLESVACKDWLTNKVDRSVTGKVATQQTCGPVQLPLNNLGVMALDFTSLKGVATAIGHAPAAALINPAAGSRLAITEALTNILWAQLTYGIKGISLSANWMWPARQPGENARLYEAVSAVSDFAIKLGINIPTGKDSLSMTQKYPEGNTVLSPGTVIISAVAEVNDITKTITPALRPIQGTQLVYIDFSNCQRALGGSALAQVLNQLGTQTPDITDAGYVVRCFTALQDLITQGYVLAGHDISSGGLITTVLEMSFAVPEVGLDLDFRSTHDDLVKILFAENPGVVIQVNNSQDVELLLQKQGIRFERIGTLNLNRTLSILHHQGTLHLEIDTLRDTWYQTSCLLDQKQRPVSYADTRFKNYKHQPLHYQFPLKFDGQLTGYNIAATKHNRTGIKAAIIREKGVNGDREMAYSLYLAGFDVKDVHMTDLVSGREDLSDVNMIVFVGGFSNSDVLGSAKGWAGAFLYNEKAKKALDNFYNRPDTLSLGVCNGCQLMMELGLIYPELGEKHPKMQVNGSGKFESAFVNVTIPSTNSIMLNSLAGCRLGVWVAHGEGRFQLSDAPAYIPAAHYSYAEYPGNPNDSDGAVAAVCSKDGRHLAIMPHIERSLFPWNWPCYPADRKTDRISPWLEAFVNARNWIASNTGKTK; encoded by the coding sequence ATGGTTTCATTCTTCCGGTCGGCCCCCAACACAATTTATGCAGTTGGTCTGACATCGCCTTTACAAGATACTGATATTCAAAAACTTACATGGTTATTCGGGGATGCGTTGCCGCTAACCGAATCAGTTCTGCAGGGCTATTTCATCGGTCCCCGAAAGGAGATGGTAACGCCCTGGAGCACCAATGCTGTTGAAATAACCCAAACCATGGGCATTGCAGGAATAACCCGTATTGAAGAATTCACCGAAGTAAAATCAAGTCAGGCGCAGCACGACCGGATGCTGCAGGTACTTTATAAGGGTCTCGATCAGGAAATTTTTACCATCCAACATGTGCCCGAGCCCGTACAGGACGTTGATGACATTGCGGCCTATAATTTAAAAGAAGGGCTGGCACTTAGCCCCGAAGAAGTGGCCTACCTCGAAAACGTGAGCAAGGAACTTGGACGCAAACTGACCGACAGCGAGGTTTTCGGTTTCTCGCAGGTTAACTCTGAACACTGCCGCCATAAAATTTTTAATGGCACCTTTATTCTTGATGGAAAGGAACAACCAGCAACACTTTTTCAACTTATTAAAGAAACATCAAAGCAAAACCCGAATTACCTCGTATCGGCTTACAAAGACAACGTGGCCTTTATTAAAGGCCCGCGTATTGAACAGTTTGCACCCGAACGGCAGGATGCAGCCGGCTTCTTCGAAATAAAAGATGTTGACTCTGTAATTTCGTTAAAAGCCGAGACGCACAATTTTCCTACCACCGTTGAGCCCTTTAACGGTGCCGCCACCGGCTCGGGTGGCGAAATACGCGACCGCCTGGCTGGTGGAAAGGGTGCGTTGCCGCTTGCCGGAACAGCTGTGTATATGACCTCCTACCCGCGCCTGAATCATGGGCGACCGTGGGAAAAGAAATTTCCTGAACGCAACTGGCTTTACCAGACTCCGGAAGAAATTCTGATTAAAGCCTCGGATGGCGCTTCTGATTTTGGTAACAAATTCGGCCAACCCCTGATCAACGGCAGTGTGCTCACATTTGAGCACTTTGAAAACGCCCGTCAGTTCGGGTTCGATAAAGTAATTATGCTTGCCGGAGGCATCGGATTTGGTAAACTGAAAGACAGCAAGAAAGATTCGCTAAAGCCGGGTGATAAGATTGTTATGCTCGGTGGCGACAACTACCGCATCGGCATGGGTGGCGGGGCGGTGTCGTCTGTAGCCACTGGCGAGTACGCTAATGCCATTGAACTGAATGCCATCCAACGCTCAAATCCCGAAATGCAAAAGCGTGTGATGAACGCCATACGCGCACTGGCTGAAATGGATAACAACCCGATCATCTCCATTCATGATCATGGCGCGGGCGGACACTTCAACTGCTTGTCGGAACTGCTCGAAGAAACCGGGGGCACCATTTTCATTGATAAACTTCCGGTGGGCGACCCTACCCTTTCGGATAAAGAAATCATCAGCAACGAATCGCAGGAACGTATGGGGCTGGCCATTCAGGAACAACACCTGGAACCGCTCAGACAAATTGCCGAACGTGAACGCGCCCCCATGTATGTTATCGGCCATGCCACGGGCGATAACCACCTGCATTTTATAAGGCAAGGCGCTGATAAAAAAACAATTGATTTCGCTGTAAGGCACCTGCTGGGTTCTTCACCTAAAACCGTTTTAACCGATACCAGACAGCCGGCTCTTTTTGCAGAAATCACCTATTACGTTGCTAATATTACCGAGTACCTCCACCAGGTACTTCAACTTGAATCGGTGGCCTGTAAAGACTGGCTCACCAATAAGGTTGACCGCTCAGTAACCGGCAAAGTGGCCACCCAGCAAACCTGCGGGCCGGTTCAACTACCGCTCAATAACCTGGGGGTTATGGCGCTTGATTTCACCAGCCTGAAAGGTGTTGCCACCGCTATCGGTCATGCACCTGCGGCTGCCTTAATTAACCCGGCTGCCGGCAGCAGGTTGGCCATTACCGAAGCGTTAACAAACATTTTGTGGGCTCAGTTAACTTACGGCATTAAAGGCATTTCGCTAAGCGCCAACTGGATGTGGCCGGCAAGGCAACCCGGTGAAAATGCTAGGCTGTACGAAGCAGTAAGTGCAGTGAGCGACTTTGCAATAAAACTGGGAATTAACATCCCCACCGGCAAAGACTCGCTTTCGATGACCCAAAAATACCCTGAGGGTAATACCGTACTCTCACCCGGCACGGTTATCATATCGGCCGTAGCCGAGGTAAACGATATTACCAAAACCATAACCCCGGCTCTCCGCCCAATTCAGGGTACGCAACTTGTTTATATTGACTTTTCAAATTGCCAGCGGGCCTTGGGTGGAAGTGCACTGGCCCAGGTGCTTAATCAACTTGGTACGCAAACACCCGATATAACCGATGCAGGCTATGTTGTTCGATGCTTTACCGCCTTGCAGGATTTGATTACGCAAGGTTATGTGCTGGCCGGCCATGATATTTCATCAGGTGGCCTGATAACTACTGTATTGGAGATGAGCTTCGCGGTTCCAGAAGTTGGACTGGATCTTGACTTCCGTTCAACACACGATGACCTGGTAAAAATTTTGTTTGCTGAAAATCCGGGTGTTGTCATACAGGTTAACAACAGCCAGGACGTTGAACTTCTCTTGCAAAAGCAGGGTATCAGGTTTGAACGAATTGGCACACTGAACCTGAATCGAACCCTTTCCATCTTGCATCACCAGGGCACCCTGCACCTGGAAATTGATACCCTTCGTGATACCTGGTACCAGACTTCCTGCTTATTGGATCAAAAACAGCGTCCGGTCTCATATGCCGACACACGCTTTAAAAATTATAAACACCAACCCCTTCACTACCAATTTCCGCTAAAGTTTGATGGCCAGTTAACAGGTTACAATATTGCGGCAACCAAACACAACCGCACCGGAATCAAAGCGGCCATCATCCGGGAGAAAGGTGTTAATGGCGACCGTGAAATGGCCTACTCGTTATACCTGGCCGGCTTTGATGTAAAAGATGTGCACATGACCGACCTGGTTTCAGGACGGGAAGACCTCAGCGATGTAAACATGATTGTTTTTGTTGGCGGCTTTTCAAACTCCGATGTACTCGGTTCGGCAAAAGGATGGGCCGGTGCCTTTCTGTACAATGAAAAAGCCAAAAAGGCGCTGGATAATTTTTATAACCGCCCGGATACCCTGAGCCTTGGCGTTTGCAACGGCTGCCAGTTGATGATGGAACTCGGTTTAATCTATCCGGAACTCGGAGAAAAGCATCCGAAAATGCAGGTGAACGGTTCCGGAAAATTTGAATCAGCCTTTGTTAATGTTACCATTCCATCAACCAATTCCATAATGCTCAACTCACTTGCCGGTTGCCGCCTGGGGGTTTGGGTAGCACATGGTGAGGGCCGTTTCCAACTTTCGGATGCACCGGCCTATATACCGGCTGCACATTATTCTTATGCCGAATACCCGGGCAACCCAAACGATTCGGACGGGGCAGTTGCTGCCGTTTGCTCGAAGGATGGCCGCCACCTGGCCATTATGCCGCATATTGAACGATCATTATTTCCGTGGAACTGGCCCTGTTATCCGGCCGATCGGAAAACCGACCGGATTTCGCCCTGGCTGGAAGCCTTTGTAAATGCCAGAAACTGGATTGCTTCGAACACCGGTAAAACTAAGTGA
- a CDS encoding RNA polymerase sigma factor: MDLTMHLKEEAFIKERSRLLSFIRHRVASLEDAEDILQDVFYQFLAGFETIQSVDSITAWLFSVARNKIIDRYRRNSNQPLKTDFTGNGGTDEEGPLLLLEILPDFGNSPDEVMMREVLWDTLTDALAELPTEQREVFIQNELEGKSFREMAEETGISVNTLLSRKRYAVRALRHRLQTIYNDL; this comes from the coding sequence ATGGACCTGACTATGCACCTTAAGGAAGAAGCATTTATTAAAGAACGCAGCCGACTTTTAAGCTTTATACGCCATCGCGTTGCAAGTCTTGAGGATGCCGAGGATATTCTTCAGGATGTTTTTTACCAGTTTCTTGCTGGTTTTGAAACCATCCAGTCGGTGGACAGCATTACAGCATGGCTCTTTTCTGTTGCCCGTAATAAAATCATCGACCGATACAGGCGCAATAGCAACCAGCCTTTAAAAACTGATTTTACGGGTAATGGAGGTACTGATGAGGAAGGTCCGCTTTTGCTCCTGGAGATTCTTCCTGATTTTGGTAATTCTCCGGATGAGGTAATGATGCGTGAAGTACTTTGGGATACGCTGACAGACGCATTAGCTGAATTACCGACCGAACAGCGGGAAGTTTTTATTCAGAACGAACTGGAAGGAAAAAGCTTCAGGGAAATGGCTGAAGAAACCGGAATTTCTGTTAACACCCTGCTTTCACGAAAGCGCTATGCCGTGCGGGCTTTGCGCCATCGGTTGCAAACCATTTATAATGACCTATGA
- a CDS encoding TolC family protein produces MIKNHLLIAAFTLVSQALPAQQTLTLQQCIDYALENNPNIKSARAGVDASQAKVGEYLSSGLPQLTAAADLGDNFVIPTTFVPAQIFDPGAPEGALAPVQFGTKYTGRASIDLQQMIFSGSYFVGLKAARTYTELSRREQAATEIDLVANIKKAYYSVLVNKERNELVKKNYQRLDSLLRQTRIMYENGFAEKIDVNRIQVQFNNISQAIKTSATALDISLKLLKFQMGMPVNEPLTLADDLQTIHFEALREDFSSNFSYHNRIEYSQLEINKALVGLDIKNTRVQYLPSLDFYGSYGASYGTAVFSNFVAFGENWRTFGVYGLRINMPIFDGMRKSKIIQQKKSQMRQVENAQQLLKSRIDLEQAQYSLEFENNLTALKAQEENMKLAEEVYNVAVLKYQQGVGSNIEVIDADAAFKEAQTNYFTALYDALISTVDLEKAYGKIVVPTTKK; encoded by the coding sequence ATGATAAAGAACCATTTACTTATTGCCGCCTTTACATTAGTAAGCCAGGCCTTGCCGGCCCAGCAAACACTAACGCTGCAACAGTGCATTGATTATGCGCTTGAAAACAACCCGAACATTAAAAGTGCACGTGCCGGTGTTGATGCTTCGCAGGCGAAAGTGGGCGAGTACCTTTCCAGCGGTTTGCCGCAACTTACCGCGGCCGCTGATTTAGGCGATAATTTTGTAATCCCAACCACGTTTGTACCCGCTCAGATATTTGATCCGGGCGCACCGGAAGGTGCTTTGGCACCTGTGCAGTTTGGTACCAAATACACCGGCCGGGCAAGCATCGACCTGCAGCAGATGATTTTCAGTGGTTCCTACTTTGTAGGGCTAAAGGCAGCGCGTACCTACACCGAATTGTCCAGGCGCGAACAAGCTGCTACCGAAATTGACCTGGTGGCCAATATTAAAAAGGCTTACTACTCAGTTCTGGTAAACAAGGAGAGGAATGAACTGGTGAAAAAAAACTACCAGCGCCTTGATTCGCTACTGCGCCAAACACGCATTATGTACGAAAACGGATTTGCCGAAAAGATTGATGTGAACCGGATACAGGTGCAGTTCAATAATATCTCACAAGCCATCAAAACATCAGCTACTGCCCTGGATATCAGTTTAAAACTGCTTAAATTTCAAATGGGCATGCCGGTAAACGAACCGCTTACTCTGGCTGACGATCTGCAGACGATACATTTTGAAGCGCTTCGTGAAGATTTCAGTTCGAACTTCAGTTACCACAACCGCATAGAATACAGTCAACTTGAAATTAACAAGGCCCTGGTGGGTCTGGATATCAAAAATACCAGGGTCCAGTATCTGCCCTCGCTTGATTTTTACGGAAGTTATGGCGCCAGCTATGGTACGGCTGTGTTCAGCAACTTTGTGGCATTTGGTGAAAACTGGCGAACGTTTGGCGTTTATGGCCTGCGGATAAACATGCCTATTTTCGATGGCATGCGAAAAAGCAAGATCATCCAGCAAAAGAAATCGCAAATGCGGCAGGTTGAAAATGCCCAGCAGTTGCTGAAGAGCCGGATTGACCTTGAACAGGCACAATATAGCCTGGAGTTTGAAAACAACCTGACTGCGCTGAAGGCACAGGAAGAAAATATGAAGTTGGCGGAAGAAGTATATAACGTGGCTGTGTTAAAATATCAGCAAGGAGTTGGTTCAAACATTGAAGTAATTGATGCAGACGCGGCCTTTAAGGAGGCGCAAACAAATTACTTCACGGCTTTGTACGATGCCCTTATTTCCACTGTTGACCTTGAAAAAGCGTACGGTAAAATTGTAGTACCCACAACCAAAAAATAA
- a CDS encoding TetR/AcrR family transcriptional regulator, which yields MEEKDIKDKILKGAEDLFMRYGVRSISMDDIARHLGVSKKTLYQHFADKDELVLMVSRSHLERNITQFDGIRDDSKNPIEELARISVCLKQSMEALNPTLLFDLQKFHPKAWSEWINFKGKYLRESIVRNLNQGITDGYIRPDVNPEVMAAMRIELVQLAFNPDIFPSNRFRLAEVQEQIFDHFVYGLVTDKGRKLYQKLKDINYQPAAT from the coding sequence ATGGAAGAAAAAGACATTAAAGATAAAATTCTCAAAGGCGCAGAGGATTTATTTATGCGCTACGGGGTGCGGAGCATTTCCATGGATGATATCGCGCGCCACCTTGGGGTTTCTAAAAAAACGCTGTACCAGCACTTTGCTGATAAAGATGAGCTGGTGCTGATGGTTTCACGCAGTCACCTGGAGCGCAACATTACTCAGTTTGACGGTATTCGCGATGACTCAAAAAACCCGATTGAAGAATTGGCGCGGATTTCTGTATGCCTAAAGCAAAGTATGGAGGCACTAAATCCAACCCTACTGTTCGACCTGCAAAAGTTTCATCCAAAAGCCTGGAGTGAGTGGATCAATTTTAAGGGTAAATACCTGCGCGAGTCCATTGTGCGTAATCTGAATCAGGGAATTACAGACGGTTACATCCGGCCGGATGTGAACCCCGAAGTGATGGCCGCGATGCGCATTGAATTGGTACAACTTGCCTTTAACCCCGATATTTTTCCTTCAAACCGTTTCCGGCTGGCCGAGGTGCAGGAGCAGATATTCGACCACTTTGTTTATGGGCTGGTTACTGACAAAGGAAGAAAACTCTATCAGAAACTAAAGGATATAAATTATCAACCCGCTGCCACATGA
- a CDS encoding efflux RND transporter permease subunit, whose amino-acid sequence MSDSNKQLKVDKEFGLSTLALNNRTSVMFLAFLITVMGIMTYISLPKDSYPEIEQPVVYIGTSYPGNSPIDMENLVTRPIEKELNTISEVDNIKSTSVQDYSTIIIEFDPKTSVQDALTKVKDAVDKAKPELPNDLPADPNVFELNFSEFPIFNINLSGNFELEELKRYAEYLEDEIEKLSEISKVEIKGIDEKEVKIKVDPYELEARELNFGDIENAIQAENVTLSGGNILDDGIRRNIRVVGEFNDPRQLEDIVVKHEKGNIVYLKDVAHVEFDYKERQSYARLQKQPVVMVDVIKRSGQNLLIATEKVNAILAKAKAEVFPAGLNVTITNDQSSFTKEMVSSMENNIISGVIVVVGVLMLFLGIRNAYFVGIAIPLSMFLSFLILGFIGYTINMMVLFGLIMALGMLVDNGIVVVENVYRLYEEGYDLKSAVRLGTGEIAWPIISSTATTLAAFLPLAMWPGIMGEFMKYLPITLIVVLSSSLFVGLVVTPVIASLFMKHESDSATKNRKVTHRIVLALVVAGALFIALKVYWFGNLLLIGAALTLLNIYVFAPLTHAFQTRLLPLLERRYAKLIQHALKGSNPKTYLIGTILLLFLSIGLLVVFPPKVIYFPINEPKYINIFIEYPTGTDIEVTNKLTERIEDQVIELVKPYESIVESVIGNVGQGTGDPNDPSNIGMSDTPNKARITVNFVDFKYRNGQSTNAIMEEVRKAIGQYPGVTVTVDKNSDGPPAGKPINIEISGDDFPTLVQIAEDMRNKINESGIQGIEKLKSDLETGKPELVIDIDREKARRFGLSSYSVANEIRTSLYGKEVSKFKQGEEDYDIQLRLDDKYRYDLDALINKSVTFRDQSTGKISQVPISSIAKTELSSSYGSVRRKDLKRVITLSSNVLGGYNATEINNQIKELLADYRMPPGYSFKFGGEQEKQMEEMSFLTGALAMAVFIIFLIIVAQFNKITAPLIIMTSVLFSTIGVFLGLFIFRMDFVVIMTMVGLISLAGVVVNNAIVLIDFIELKKKRLKEELNADKLPMPVVIDAIAEAGKTRLRPVLLTAITTILGLMPLAIGINIDFIKFITSYDADFYIGGDSVIFWSPLSWTIVHGLAFATFLTLVVVPVMYLLVEKLNRRLGIG is encoded by the coding sequence ATGAGCGATAGCAATAAACAACTTAAAGTTGATAAAGAGTTTGGCCTGTCAACACTGGCGCTGAACAACCGTACCTCGGTCATGTTCTTGGCCTTTCTGATTACAGTCATGGGTATCATGACCTACATCAGCTTACCCAAAGACAGCTACCCTGAAATTGAGCAGCCGGTGGTGTATATCGGTACCTCTTATCCGGGCAATTCGCCCATTGATATGGAGAACCTGGTAACCCGGCCCATTGAAAAGGAGCTTAATACCATTTCGGAAGTGGACAACATCAAATCCACTTCCGTACAGGATTATTCAACTATTATCATTGAGTTTGATCCTAAAACTTCGGTGCAAGATGCACTGACCAAAGTAAAAGACGCGGTTGATAAGGCCAAGCCCGAACTGCCCAACGACCTGCCTGCTGACCCGAACGTTTTTGAATTAAACTTTTCGGAGTTTCCTATTTTTAATATTAACCTCTCCGGAAATTTTGAATTGGAAGAACTAAAGCGCTATGCCGAGTACCTGGAGGATGAAATTGAAAAGCTTTCCGAAATCTCGAAAGTAGAGATAAAAGGTATTGATGAAAAGGAGGTAAAGATAAAGGTTGATCCTTACGAGTTGGAGGCGCGCGAACTGAACTTTGGTGATATTGAAAATGCCATACAGGCTGAGAATGTTACCCTTTCAGGGGGCAATATCCTGGATGACGGTATCCGCAGAAACATCCGGGTGGTGGGTGAGTTTAACGATCCGCGTCAACTGGAAGACATCGTGGTTAAGCACGAAAAGGGAAACATTGTTTACCTGAAAGATGTGGCCCATGTGGAATTTGATTATAAGGAGCGGCAGAGCTATGCCCGCCTGCAAAAACAACCGGTGGTAATGGTTGATGTAATTAAACGAAGCGGCCAGAACCTGCTGATAGCCACCGAGAAAGTAAACGCCATCCTGGCCAAAGCCAAAGCCGAAGTATTCCCGGCCGGGTTGAATGTTACTATCACCAACGATCAATCATCCTTTACCAAGGAAATGGTAAGCAGCATGGAGAACAACATTATTTCCGGGGTAATTGTAGTGGTAGGTGTGCTTATGCTTTTCCTCGGCATCCGCAATGCCTATTTCGTAGGTATTGCAATTCCTTTATCCATGTTCTTATCGTTCCTCATCCTGGGCTTTATCGGCTACACCATTAATATGATGGTGCTGTTTGGCCTGATCATGGCGCTGGGTATGCTGGTGGATAACGGTATTGTGGTGGTGGAAAATGTGTACCGCTTGTACGAAGAAGGATACGATTTGAAGAGTGCGGTGCGGCTGGGCACCGGTGAGATAGCCTGGCCTATTATCTCCTCAACTGCTACCACGTTGGCTGCCTTTTTACCGCTTGCGATGTGGCCGGGTATTATGGGTGAGTTTATGAAGTACCTGCCCATTACGCTGATTGTTGTTCTTAGCTCATCGTTGTTTGTAGGGCTTGTGGTAACCCCGGTAATTGCTTCGCTGTTTATGAAACATGAAAGCGACAGTGCTACCAAAAACCGGAAGGTGACACACCGCATTGTGTTGGCTCTAGTAGTTGCTGGCGCACTTTTTATAGCACTAAAGGTGTATTGGTTCGGTAACCTCCTGTTGATTGGTGCTGCATTGACCTTGCTTAATATCTATGTATTTGCTCCGTTAACCCATGCTTTTCAAACCCGCCTGCTCCCCCTGTTAGAAAGGCGATACGCCAAGCTCATTCAACATGCCTTGAAGGGCTCTAATCCCAAAACTTATTTAATAGGCACTATCCTGTTGTTGTTTCTTTCTATCGGGTTACTGGTTGTTTTTCCGCCCAAGGTTATCTACTTCCCCATCAACGAACCAAAGTATATCAATATCTTTATTGAGTACCCCACCGGTACCGACATTGAAGTAACCAACAAATTAACCGAGCGGATTGAGGACCAGGTAATTGAATTGGTTAAACCTTATGAATCTATTGTTGAATCGGTAATCGGTAACGTAGGGCAGGGCACGGGCGATCCGAATGATCCATCCAATATCGGCATGTCGGATACGCCCAACAAAGCACGTATAACGGTAAACTTTGTTGATTTTAAATACCGTAATGGCCAAAGCACAAATGCCATTATGGAAGAAGTGCGTAAGGCCATCGGGCAGTACCCCGGAGTAACAGTAACAGTTGATAAAAATTCGGACGGTCCCCCGGCCGGAAAGCCCATTAACATTGAGATTTCCGGTGATGATTTTCCGACACTGGTGCAGATAGCCGAAGATATGCGCAACAAAATCAATGAATCAGGCATACAAGGAATTGAAAAACTCAAGTCTGACCTGGAAACCGGAAAACCTGAACTGGTTATTGATATTGACAGGGAAAAAGCCAGGCGGTTCGGGCTCTCTTCCTACTCTGTTGCAAATGAAATACGCACCTCGCTTTACGGTAAGGAGGTATCGAAGTTTAAGCAGGGCGAAGAGGATTACGACATCCAACTTCGGCTTGACGATAAATACCGCTACGATTTGGATGCGCTTATTAATAAAAGCGTAACCTTTCGCGATCAAAGTACCGGTAAAATCTCTCAGGTGCCAATCTCCTCTATTGCGAAAACTGAGTTGAGTTCTTCTTATGGCTCGGTTCGAAGAAAAGACCTGAAACGGGTAATCACCTTAAGCTCGAATGTATTGGGCGGTTATAATGCAACCGAGATCAACAACCAGATAAAGGAATTGCTGGCCGACTACCGGATGCCCCCCGGGTATTCATTTAAATTCGGTGGCGAACAGGAAAAGCAAATGGAAGAAATGAGTTTCCTTACGGGCGCATTGGCAATGGCTGTGTTCATTATCTTTTTAATTATCGTTGCACAGTTCAACAAAATAACAGCCCCGTTGATTATCATGACTTCCGTACTCTTCAGCACCATTGGGGTATTTTTAGGGCTGTTTATTTTCAGGATGGACTTTGTGGTAATCATGACCATGGTGGGCCTGATTTCATTGGCCGGTGTAGTGGTGAACAACGCCATCGTGCTGATTGACTTTATTGAACTGAAGAAAAAGCGGTTGAAAGAAGAGCTGAACGCAGATAAGCTGCCGATGCCGGTGGTAATTGATGCTATTGCCGAAGCCGGTAAAACACGCCTGCGCCCCGTGTTGCTAACAGCTATCACTACCATTTTGGGGTTAATGCCGTTGGCTATCGGTATCAATATCGACTTTATCAAGTTCATCACCAGTTACGATGCCGATTTTTACATTGGCGGTGACAGTGTCATCTTCTGGAGCCCGCTATCGTGGACGATTGTGCACGGCCTGGCCTTTGCCACCTTCTTAACCCTGGTGGTGGTGCCGGTTATGTACCTGCTGGTTGAAAAACTTAACCGCAGGCTGGGCATTGGTTAA